One window from the genome of Rufibacter tibetensis encodes:
- a CDS encoding DUF4279 domain-containing protein → MTVNQNIVELKVFDFDVAHQEISTLLGLSPSIFWVKGEEYTFGGNYNHKKIRENSYWEYRSTEYGNGWIGTQVENFIEEIISPRVEVLKDMSSEYHMELSVVQYMYDGCNPGLYFKKKFLNILNESGLELNIDIYVLGQQGDKYLESNKVLP, encoded by the coding sequence ATGACGGTTAACCAGAATATAGTTGAGTTGAAGGTCTTTGACTTTGATGTAGCGCATCAGGAAATAAGCACCCTGCTTGGTCTTAGCCCTTCCATTTTCTGGGTCAAAGGGGAGGAATACACCTTTGGAGGCAATTATAACCACAAGAAAATCAGGGAGAACAGCTATTGGGAATATAGGTCAACCGAATACGGCAACGGTTGGATTGGTACCCAGGTCGAGAACTTTATAGAGGAAATCATTTCCCCAAGGGTGGAGGTGCTGAAAGATATGTCCAGTGAATATCACATGGAGCTTTCTGTTGTGCAGTACATGTATGACGGGTGCAACCCTGGACTGTATTTCAAGAAGAAGTTCTTGAATATCCTGAATGAGAGCGGGCTTGAGTTGAACATTGACATATATGTGCTGGGTCAACAAGGTGATAAATATTTAGAAAGCAATAAGGTGCTACCATAG
- a CDS encoding DUF2004 domain-containing protein: MKNSLPYFKEIDLSSLEEYYHVETILNADIISIDINFKGKSTDERTYKSIKTFLENISEFSEQNKFLIENDFKENGEAFDYINFHLEELDEDELSRTINIDDANTSKERQLLDKLRLVRVGLYPDGKYETDYFGVFDYSIDIDGEPSNQLLVVKTNAEGELHHITWES, encoded by the coding sequence ATGAAAAATTCATTACCATATTTTAAAGAAATAGACCTTTCTTCCTTGGAAGAATATTATCATGTTGAAACAATACTGAATGCTGATATAATAAGTATCGATATTAATTTTAAAGGAAAGTCAACGGATGAAAGAACTTATAAAAGTATTAAGACTTTCCTTGAGAACATTAGTGAGTTTAGTGAACAGAATAAATTCCTAATTGAAAACGACTTCAAAGAGAATGGTGAAGCTTTTGATTATATCAACTTCCATCTTGAAGAATTAGACGAGGACGAATTGTCTAGGACCATCAACATTGATGACGCTAACACTTCAAAAGAAAGGCAACTTCTCGATAAATTAAGATTAGTAAGAGTTGGATTATACCCTGATGGGAAATATGAAACAGATTACTTTGGAGTTTTCGACTACTCAATCGACATTGATGGGGAACCTAGTAACCAGCTTTTAGTTGTTAAAACTAATGCAGAAGGTGAGCTACACCATATAACTTGGGAAAGTTAA
- a CDS encoding HEPN domain-containing protein, with the protein MKEAVDDDFGNNVYQSFMDLFFTPEITRRKELNILGNEFALQAAQAVFFPDGRQNLVRLNNEVSAEVKLKPGVNKSIDNFWPFTSDVEHVRLNEEQFKNCGHATLILFRDGYQLSFDFQYNKHICAEHLIVAEEFLKTSKYALENDYLSAFIDNSFSTIELLAKTNLLVEANQHIKIKSDHRGIKSAFNLRFKNSESEFEINRRRLFNKLSQLRNKARYLEGEINICNQDAFSIYNTLKDMFDDLNLYVKSNNS; encoded by the coding sequence ATGAAAGAAGCCGTTGATGATGATTTTGGTAACAATGTTTACCAGAGTTTTATGGACTTGTTCTTTACTCCAGAAATAACCCGAAGGAAGGAACTCAATATTTTAGGTAATGAGTTTGCGTTGCAAGCCGCCCAGGCTGTCTTTTTTCCTGATGGAAGGCAAAATTTGGTGAGGTTGAATAATGAAGTATCTGCTGAAGTAAAGTTAAAACCTGGGGTTAACAAAAGTATAGACAACTTTTGGCCATTTACGAGTGATGTAGAGCATGTTCGTCTTAACGAAGAGCAATTTAAAAACTGCGGTCATGCAACTTTGATTCTATTCCGAGATGGTTATCAGCTTTCATTTGACTTCCAATATAATAAGCATATCTGCGCTGAGCATTTAATCGTTGCAGAAGAATTTCTGAAGACAAGTAAGTATGCCCTTGAAAATGATTACTTATCAGCATTTATTGACAATTCATTCAGTACAATTGAACTGTTAGCTAAAACTAATTTACTTGTTGAAGCAAATCAACATATCAAGATTAAGTCAGACCATAGAGGTATCAAATCTGCATTCAACCTCAGGTTCAAGAATTCGGAATCAGAATTTGAGATTAATAGAAGAAGATTATTTAATAAGTTGTCTCAGTTAAGAAACAAAGCACGTTACTTAGAAGGAGAAATCAATATCTGCAATCAAGATGCTTTTTCGATATACAATACTTTGAAAGATATGTTTGATGATTTGAATTTGTATGTAAAAAGTAACAACAGCTAA
- a CDS encoding IS110 family transposase, whose product MKPHVLKQALGIDVAKDSLSLCLGTLTQDLEKQFVAGGDVANDPKGFQRMEKWLAKLEVHKEKLVVVMEATGVYHEALALYLHQKGYAVSVMQSGRVKRYAQSLSQRSKTDALDSRMLAMLGCERKLTPWSPPDGTLRHLKALSRERSFLLKEKNVEKNRLHAIEASAYGNPREVKRQAKRLKLVEAQLQEIEGEMKGLVAQDKALAGKIQCLESIPGVSFISAATVVGETCGFSEITSAKQLASYAGYDVVLKESGAFRGDTKISKKGNSHIRSILHMPSMTAVRVNPTLRQFYTRLKPNKAKPIVALVAVQRKLLLLMYSLFKRNEYYDPLFEIKKQQGPKPLLHRIEAI is encoded by the coding sequence ATGAAACCACATGTACTAAAGCAGGCCCTGGGAATAGACGTGGCCAAAGACTCTCTTTCCCTTTGCTTGGGCACCCTGACGCAGGATCTGGAAAAGCAGTTTGTTGCCGGTGGTGACGTGGCCAATGACCCCAAAGGTTTCCAAAGAATGGAGAAATGGCTAGCCAAGCTCGAAGTCCACAAGGAGAAACTGGTGGTCGTGATGGAAGCCACCGGGGTATACCATGAGGCCCTGGCGCTGTACCTGCACCAGAAAGGATATGCCGTCAGCGTGATGCAATCAGGACGGGTAAAGCGCTACGCCCAAAGCCTGAGCCAGCGCTCCAAGACGGACGCCCTGGACAGCCGGATGCTGGCCATGCTGGGCTGCGAGCGGAAACTGACGCCTTGGTCCCCACCGGACGGGACGCTGCGGCACCTGAAAGCCCTGAGCAGGGAGCGCTCCTTCCTGCTCAAGGAGAAAAACGTGGAAAAAAACCGGCTGCACGCAATAGAAGCCTCTGCCTACGGCAACCCACGGGAGGTAAAGCGCCAGGCAAAGCGGCTGAAGCTGGTGGAGGCGCAGCTCCAGGAAATCGAGGGGGAGATGAAAGGGCTGGTAGCGCAGGATAAAGCTCTGGCCGGGAAGATCCAGTGCCTGGAAAGCATACCGGGGGTATCTTTCATCTCGGCGGCGACGGTGGTTGGGGAGACCTGCGGCTTCAGCGAGATCACCAGCGCAAAGCAGCTGGCAAGCTATGCCGGGTATGATGTGGTGCTGAAGGAATCCGGCGCTTTCCGGGGCGACACCAAAATAAGCAAGAAAGGGAACAGCCACATCAGGAGCATACTCCACATGCCTTCCATGACGGCCGTGCGGGTCAATCCGACCCTGAGGCAGTTCTACACCCGGCTAAAGCCCAACAAGGCAAAGCCTATAGTGGCCCTGGTGGCGGTACAGCGAAAACTGCTGCTGCTCATGTACAGTCTGTTCAAGAGAAATGAGTACTACGACCCGCTATTTGAAATAAAAAAACAGCAAGGGCCGAAACCCTTGCTGCACAGGATAGAGGCAATTTAA
- a CDS encoding DUF7684 family protein: MEGIINNRLVKLVEYSTENNWSDQLPNKDWLCILVANDMPRRYIDEVISKIIAKDVGYVCAIGNQAELAHDLVDEEISFRYAEIEKTYLPNHTIVTTWHNDYEDGIWFALLAADSEEFKIKEVVIFAMIDGHETKRVKACLEKKKMKSQI, translated from the coding sequence TTGGAAGGAATCATAAATAATCGATTAGTTAAACTAGTAGAATACAGTACAGAAAATAACTGGTCAGACCAACTCCCTAATAAGGACTGGCTCTGTATTCTTGTGGCAAATGACATGCCCAGAAGATACATTGACGAGGTGATTTCAAAGATAATAGCCAAAGATGTCGGATATGTTTGCGCCATTGGAAATCAAGCAGAATTGGCGCATGATTTAGTGGACGAGGAAATTAGTTTTAGATATGCAGAAATTGAGAAAACTTACTTGCCCAATCACACAATTGTAACGACTTGGCACAACGACTATGAAGACGGCATCTGGTTCGCTTTGTTAGCTGCGGATTCTGAAGAATTTAAAATTAAAGAAGTAGTAATATTTGCTATGATTGATGGACATGAAACTAAAAGAGTAAAAGCATGTCTTGAGAAAAAAAAAATGAAGAGTCAGATATAG
- a CDS encoding WG repeat-containing protein, with protein MKTIILTYIFLLIGTLAYSQQSEHWTVFWDKKEESFGFKDQNGRVQIQPKFSNRSVVDRLDHVFIASEGEGVYADFYYLTKSGKSFGRDSAYTVEATPDCECEGFIRFRDLRTEKVGMFNRNGKVVIPAIYNHLSQVKNGLVIALIDAKKEFREGHDHSGCNHFSWTGGKTMLIDTTNTAIIEKFTFDLDLDLYSHLLQDNSEEDPNREYFAGFDGIRHSFVSYRKDFSYWLQQSLLDNFTLENLKQEASTDLAFWENADGWRITPSKKLLEKHFSLIKERLSIIKELGQDFSITLGGLNSGVFEGKEYDMYFDNCGTFLVEKYPVMQVVIPHKKGKGIYQNQFEFLKTEKGYKLISVSMDRGE; from the coding sequence ATGAAGACCATAATTCTTACCTATATTTTTCTATTAATAGGGACTTTAGCCTATTCCCAGCAGTCAGAGCATTGGACTGTATTTTGGGACAAGAAAGAAGAAAGCTTTGGCTTCAAAGACCAAAACGGGAGAGTTCAAATTCAACCAAAGTTCTCAAACAGGTCCGTGGTAGACCGACTGGACCATGTGTTTATCGCCTCAGAAGGGGAAGGCGTGTATGCTGACTTCTATTATCTGACGAAATCAGGTAAATCCTTTGGAAGAGACAGTGCCTATACTGTCGAGGCTACCCCAGATTGCGAATGCGAAGGCTTCATAAGGTTCAGAGACCTTAGGACAGAGAAAGTAGGAATGTTCAACAGAAACGGCAAGGTGGTTATTCCCGCTATCTATAACCACCTCTCACAAGTGAAGAATGGCCTGGTTATAGCACTCATTGATGCAAAGAAAGAATTCAGGGAAGGGCATGACCACTCAGGTTGTAACCACTTCAGCTGGACAGGCGGAAAGACAATGCTGATTGACACAACGAATACTGCGATTATTGAAAAATTTACCTTCGACTTAGACCTCGACCTTTATTCTCACCTCCTACAAGACAACTCAGAAGAAGACCCTAATAGGGAGTACTTTGCAGGTTTTGACGGGATAAGGCATTCGTTTGTAAGCTACCGCAAAGACTTTTCTTACTGGTTGCAGCAATCTTTGCTTGATAATTTTACCCTTGAAAATCTAAAGCAGGAAGCTTCAACGGATTTGGCATTCTGGGAAAATGCTGATGGCTGGAGAATCACACCAAGTAAAAAACTCCTAGAGAAACACTTTTCTTTGATAAAGGAAAGGCTCTCAATAATCAAGGAGCTAGGCCAGGATTTTTCCATAACGCTTGGCGGATTAAACTCTGGGGTTTTTGAGGGCAAAGAATATGACATGTACTTTGATAACTGCGGTACGTTTTTGGTTGAAAAATACCCTGTAATGCAGGTAGTGATTCCCCATAAGAAAGGGAAAGGCATTTATCAAAACCAGTTTGAGTTTCTTAAAACAGAAAAGGGATACAAACTAATAAGCGTATCGATGGACAGGGGCGAATAG
- a CDS encoding SIR2 family protein has protein sequence MNQTSLLLGAGFSVNQGYPTANQLNRELVNLHPEDFWIYTDGTVLFKSRDEEDPCWYDSYAKGKYFITRLIGFYVELTKKKFNYEEFYDFYNEIYREEKEVKEFDAFCDSFREEFHSDTDNLNLLSLTNKIFNQLITHFLVDRDGNRFYKPVHLCKPIYPGYTGFLDCLEYWGTDDAVHIHTLNHDIFFEIFDSSDWLQGNLCDGFEELGSPYFGDFQEGYKVRLPYFTNEYKGKYRLYKLHGSVDQYPFHIQDYGIETYIKIKYGVGNNSLYKEINKDGEPAYLNDWINYHSDFLSGTTSKILRYREPWYYEKVFTHFENNLEVSERLITIGYGCGDSEVNNLIEQKFDFNNKPVYVVDPYPSKRTAEFIERFNGKLVEKSPEEINISDFQ, from the coding sequence ATGAATCAAACATCTTTATTGTTAGGTGCTGGATTTTCCGTAAACCAAGGTTATCCTACAGCAAATCAGTTAAACAGAGAACTTGTAAACCTGCATCCCGAAGACTTTTGGATTTATACTGATGGAACTGTTTTATTTAAAAGCAGAGATGAAGAAGACCCTTGTTGGTATGACAGCTATGCGAAAGGAAAATATTTTATTACAAGGTTGATAGGTTTTTACGTAGAGTTGACAAAAAAAAAATTCAACTATGAAGAGTTCTATGATTTTTACAATGAAATATATAGAGAAGAAAAAGAGGTAAAGGAGTTTGATGCTTTTTGTGATTCATTCAGGGAAGAGTTCCATTCAGATACAGACAACCTTAATTTACTAAGTCTAACAAACAAAATCTTTAACCAACTGATTACCCATTTTTTAGTTGATAGAGATGGGAATAGATTTTACAAACCTGTACATCTGTGCAAGCCAATTTATCCTGGTTATACAGGATTCTTAGATTGCCTAGAATATTGGGGAACCGATGACGCTGTTCACATCCACACATTAAACCATGACATCTTCTTTGAAATATTTGATAGTTCAGATTGGCTCCAGGGTAACCTTTGCGATGGCTTCGAAGAACTTGGGTCTCCTTATTTTGGGGATTTCCAGGAAGGATATAAAGTGAGATTACCTTATTTTACAAATGAGTACAAAGGAAAATACAGGCTATACAAACTTCATGGCAGTGTAGACCAATATCCTTTCCACATACAAGATTATGGGATTGAGACTTATATAAAAATCAAATACGGGGTAGGGAATAATAGTTTGTACAAGGAAATCAACAAAGATGGAGAACCAGCATATTTAAATGATTGGATAAATTATCACTCTGATTTCCTCTCAGGTACAACATCAAAGATATTGAGATATAGAGAGCCTTGGTATTATGAAAAGGTTTTTACTCACTTCGAGAACAATCTTGAAGTTTCGGAACGATTGATAACAATAGGTTATGGATGTGGTGATTCAGAAGTGAATAATTTAATTGAACAAAAGTTTGACTTCAATAACAAACCAGTTTACGTGGTTGACCCTTATCCTTCTAAACGGACAGCAGAATTCATTGAACGATTTAATGGAAAGCTAGTTGAGAAAAGCCCCGAAGAAATTAATATCTCAGATTTTCAATAA
- a CDS encoding alpha/beta hydrolase family protein, which yields MKSILLALALFLSLNCYAIKPVREYVATPDSLGMNYNQRVVRTPDGYDINTWLIRPPTSKDNKTTLVLSYADGGNMSYWLHHIKALTESGYTVVAFDYRGFGKSSDFGINQLNLYYNEFATDLQTVLRWTKDNIKGHKTGVLAFSMGTIVASLALQHEKVDFLIAEGYVYDPQAYVAKVKASRGRDIVLPKGAENYTAKLKGIKCDMLLVAGEKDEFTTVEDSGKIVQLRRNRELLKHSGKHTEGFMAMTKASFGDLYVKELLRFTQKQKH from the coding sequence ATGAAAAGCATACTTTTAGCTTTAGCCTTGTTCCTTTCCCTCAACTGCTACGCTATAAAGCCTGTCAGGGAATATGTAGCCACGCCAGACAGCCTGGGGATGAACTATAATCAGCGGGTGGTAAGGACTCCAGACGGCTATGACATAAACACGTGGCTTATAAGGCCACCAACGTCCAAAGACAACAAGACCACATTGGTGCTATCCTATGCTGACGGGGGCAACATGTCCTACTGGCTCCACCACATAAAGGCGCTAACAGAGAGCGGATACACCGTGGTAGCCTTCGACTACAGGGGTTTCGGGAAAAGCTCTGACTTTGGGATTAACCAGCTAAACCTTTACTACAACGAGTTTGCCACCGACCTTCAAACCGTGCTGAGGTGGACGAAAGACAACATAAAAGGACATAAAACAGGGGTTCTGGCTTTCTCCATGGGAACCATCGTCGCCTCACTTGCCCTGCAACACGAAAAGGTTGATTTCCTGATTGCAGAAGGATATGTCTATGACCCTCAGGCTTACGTGGCTAAGGTAAAGGCATCGAGAGGAAGAGACATCGTACTGCCAAAGGGCGCCGAAAATTACACCGCGAAGCTAAAGGGAATAAAGTGCGACATGCTCCTTGTGGCAGGAGAGAAGGACGAGTTCACCACGGTAGAGGACAGCGGGAAGATTGTTCAGTTAAGAAGGAACAGGGAATTGTTGAAGCACAGCGGTAAGCATACAGAAGGTTTCATGGCAATGACTAAAGCCAGCTTCGGAGACCTGTATGTGAAGGAACTCCTTAGGTTCACACAAAAGCAAAAGCACTAA
- a CDS encoding alpha-ketoglutarate-dependent dioxygenase AlkB family protein, producing MNWYRDGQDYINWHTDAEKSLGKNPIIGSVNFGATRKFQLRRIDDNNEKIEMPFSHGTLLVMGGETQHRWQHSVPKESKVKQARFNLTFRVITSDL from the coding sequence ATGAACTGGTACAGGGATGGGCAGGACTATATCAACTGGCATACGGATGCGGAGAAGTCCTTAGGTAAGAACCCAATTATCGGTTCCGTTAATTTTGGGGCCACACGCAAGTTCCAGCTCCGAAGAATTGATGATAACAATGAGAAGATAGAAATGCCCTTTAGCCACGGTACGCTTTTGGTCATGGGCGGAGAGACGCAGCACCGATGGCAGCATTCCGTACCTAAGGAAAGCAAGGTAAAGCAGGCAAGATTTAACCTAACATTCAGGGTTATCACATCAGATTTATAG
- a CDS encoding GNAT family N-acetyltransferase — protein MEYKILEGTYEHIDEVVNLWGKSMEFHQGLDQEFFAEVGDKESYFTMKVVDYIDSSSSTLIVLLVQGVVAGFVLADIETNRSIYNSTKYCNIEDIMVDESVGGRGYGKMLMNRAMEWGKNNGAEKAKLFVHADNPKAIALYQNLGFQSKLFNMEMTLERLPYTEQQLGTTKKDKTKTLISSEQLERLLPLACEWAEQQEKFILENGVPLDREYKNFASSIGVQDIGRVRLLKVDEIPAPKNPQLKSAAEVLGLIGKYTLAITYRHGIYVRADHWYDKKLVVHELCHTMQYERLGGIQPFLEQYLSECLSEGYTNSKLEQEAVIMERLISKHF, from the coding sequence ATGGAATATAAGATTTTAGAAGGCACCTACGAGCATATAGACGAGGTGGTTAATTTGTGGGGAAAGTCTATGGAGTTCCACCAAGGATTAGACCAGGAATTCTTCGCAGAAGTGGGTGATAAGGAATCTTATTTTACAATGAAAGTTGTAGACTATATCGATTCCTCAAGCTCGACACTTATCGTGCTTCTTGTTCAGGGCGTAGTTGCTGGTTTTGTCCTCGCTGATATTGAAACCAACCGCTCCATATACAACTCTACCAAGTACTGCAACATAGAAGATATCATGGTTGATGAATCCGTTGGTGGTAGGGGATATGGGAAGATGCTCATGAACAGAGCAATGGAATGGGGTAAGAATAATGGGGCAGAGAAAGCCAAGCTCTTTGTGCATGCTGATAACCCAAAGGCCATAGCATTATATCAGAACTTAGGCTTTCAAAGCAAACTCTTCAATATGGAGATGACATTGGAGAGGCTTCCTTATACTGAACAGCAACTAGGCACCACCAAGAAGGACAAGACAAAAACGTTGATTAGTTCCGAGCAGCTTGAAAGGCTGTTACCTCTGGCATGTGAATGGGCAGAGCAGCAGGAGAAGTTTATCCTAGAAAACGGGGTGCCGCTGGATAGGGAGTACAAAAACTTTGCTTCGTCAATTGGGGTGCAAGACATCGGGAGAGTAAGACTCCTGAAGGTTGATGAAATACCTGCACCAAAAAATCCACAGCTTAAGTCAGCAGCTGAAGTATTGGGGCTTATAGGTAAATATACTTTGGCAATAACATACAGGCACGGTATCTATGTAAGGGCAGACCACTGGTATGATAAGAAACTGGTGGTGCATGAACTCTGCCATACTATGCAGTATGAAAGACTGGGTGGAATCCAGCCATTCCTAGAGCAATACCTTTCTGAGTGTTTATCGGAAGGTTACACTAACAGTAAGTTGGAGCAGGAGGCTGTAATTATGGAAAGGCTAATATCTAAACACTTCTAA
- a CDS encoding SRPBCC family protein, producing MKYRAIIIGLVLGTLYGLAVRLLIETDVFSQLKTMSIAFLFAVPAVIGAITVYFGTESQKASRLFRVSMPWVTVFAFLYTTIITYLEATICVVMLLPAFMLSASLGGVAMGRILERLKSKQQTLNIFLALPFLFAPIEYQFDSPTSISTVDTEITINAGKETVWNNIKSVPAIKDEELQWSFAHFIGIPKPIQSQLTEERVGGVRHINWEKGIRFREKITEWKMYDSFAYDILVDHIPPEAIDKHVEVGGEYFDVINGGYKVTEIGKNTTKLTLSCTYRLTTKFNIYSKLWADFIMDDFQKVILSVVKVRSESSYPLTPTKNY from the coding sequence ATGAAGTACAGAGCGATTATCATAGGGCTGGTATTGGGCACCCTCTACGGTTTGGCAGTGCGGCTCCTTATCGAGACTGACGTTTTCAGCCAGTTGAAGACGATGTCCATTGCCTTCCTGTTTGCCGTTCCAGCCGTTATTGGTGCCATAACCGTCTACTTTGGCACGGAAAGCCAAAAAGCATCCAGGTTGTTCAGGGTTAGTATGCCCTGGGTGACGGTATTCGCCTTCCTGTACACCACCATAATCACGTACCTGGAGGCGACCATATGCGTGGTGATGTTGCTGCCAGCTTTCATGCTCTCTGCCAGTCTTGGCGGTGTGGCCATGGGAAGAATATTAGAACGTTTGAAGAGTAAACAGCAGACGCTGAACATTTTTCTGGCTTTACCTTTCCTTTTTGCCCCCATTGAGTATCAATTTGACAGCCCCACTTCCATCAGTACCGTTGACACTGAAATAACCATCAATGCAGGCAAAGAAACCGTGTGGAACAACATCAAAAGTGTTCCTGCCATAAAAGACGAAGAACTTCAATGGAGCTTTGCCCACTTCATAGGCATCCCAAAGCCCATCCAGTCACAATTAACAGAGGAAAGGGTAGGGGGTGTCAGGCACATCAATTGGGAGAAAGGTATCAGGTTCAGGGAAAAGATTACCGAATGGAAGATGTATGACTCCTTCGCTTATGACATCCTGGTAGACCATATACCGCCAGAGGCGATTGACAAGCACGTAGAGGTAGGCGGTGAATACTTTGACGTGATAAACGGAGGGTATAAGGTAACGGAGATTGGCAAAAATACCACCAAGCTGACCCTTAGTTGCACTTACAGGCTAACCACTAAATTCAACATCTACTCGAAGCTTTGGGCAGATTTCATCATGGACGACTTTCAGAAAGTAATCCTCAGTGTCGTAAAAGTAAGAAGTGAAAGCTCATATCCGCTAACCCCAACTAAGAATTACTGA
- a CDS encoding DUF6980 family protein, whose protein sequence is MNFETIYNQINQLFPEQLDISDGRFVQGATGFHSQNLIDIWNAAEEKSESTAEGYFIWTMYCLLHQKAKQAFRKGDFTIKISDFTKEDIRRKYDKVLKEAESKRRIKSCCRMMASQFNKKCEIHDSVYDCPDVILDRDEQGSQYRILIHDGGTSGISIKFCPWCGKKIKTGANNT, encoded by the coding sequence ATGAATTTTGAAACTATATATAACCAAATAAACCAGCTATTCCCTGAACAGCTAGACATAAGCGATGGAAGGTTTGTTCAAGGTGCAACTGGCTTCCACTCACAAAACCTAATAGATATATGGAACGCTGCTGAGGAAAAATCTGAAAGTACCGCGGAGGGTTATTTTATATGGACTATGTATTGTTTGCTACACCAAAAAGCCAAACAAGCATTTAGAAAAGGGGATTTCACGATAAAAATAAGCGACTTTACAAAGGAAGATATAAGAAGGAAGTACGATAAAGTACTGAAAGAGGCAGAGTCAAAAAGAAGAATTAAGTCTTGTTGCAGAATGATGGCTTCACAGTTTAACAAGAAATGTGAAATCCATGATTCAGTATACGACTGCCCAGATGTAATACTTGATAGAGATGAACAAGGAAGCCAATACAGGATATTAATTCATGATGGAGGCACTTCAGGAATATCTATTAAGTTCTGTCCTTGGTGCGGAAAAAAAATAAAAACAGGTGCTAACAACACCTAA
- a CDS encoding DUF5713 family protein: MKLLIPILITAFLVTCNTNLSAQGIPIKTEITQKSIKNKQVKRHGFLVDMYQDDFFPDFLVDKCKAILIELCLQIESQKPKNLKELYVLTHASTGKFNELAEEFYRNGSELETAARESIGGEFGFIAEVYGFKADTEELMANREW, from the coding sequence ATGAAACTATTGATACCAATCTTGATTACCGCTTTCCTGGTAACCTGCAATACCAATCTCAGCGCACAAGGGATACCTATAAAAACAGAGATAACCCAGAAATCCATCAAGAATAAGCAGGTGAAAAGGCATGGGTTCCTGGTGGATATGTACCAGGACGATTTCTTCCCAGATTTCCTGGTGGACAAATGCAAAGCTATCCTGATAGAGCTATGCCTGCAGATTGAGAGCCAAAAGCCCAAGAACCTGAAGGAGCTATACGTGTTGACCCATGCCTCAACGGGCAAATTCAACGAGCTTGCCGAAGAGTTCTACAGGAACGGCAGCGAATTGGAGACTGCCGCCAGGGAGAGCATCGGAGGGGAATTCGGTTTCATCGCAGAGGTTTACGGGTTTAAAGCCGATACGGAAGAGTTGATGGCCAACAGGGAGTGGTAG
- a CDS encoding DUF1963 domain-containing protein → MSIWGKIFGVSDDENKKNENTGSEKHDSQSKEMNKKSLGDLEEMVISSIRNATKVEVQEPSRPPEFSQLDSHFGGQPYFEQGEEWPTSKSGGNLEFIFQLFNGEGIELPEEIKLVQFFYDWEESPWETDNEGWLVKIYEHMETDKIKMVEKPDGQGISKYCGIELKPVKSLPDWEGISLYNEPAVELSCTLNPDEPWESYDSVVERLTGEQDYQSQLGGYPKWVQGEGTPKNEQGGNMRLLFQLDSEENAGLMWGDVGLIYVFYDSATKKVEFTLQCL, encoded by the coding sequence ATGAGTATTTGGGGTAAAATCTTTGGAGTCAGTGATGATGAAAATAAAAAGAACGAAAACACAGGTTCCGAGAAGCACGATTCCCAGTCCAAAGAGATGAATAAAAAATCATTGGGGGATTTAGAGGAAATGGTCATTTCTTCAATAAGGAATGCGACAAAGGTTGAAGTCCAGGAACCATCTAGGCCACCTGAGTTCTCCCAGTTGGATTCCCACTTCGGAGGGCAGCCCTATTTCGAGCAAGGGGAGGAATGGCCAACGAGCAAAAGCGGTGGGAACCTTGAATTTATCTTCCAACTGTTCAACGGAGAAGGGATAGAACTGCCAGAGGAAATAAAATTGGTGCAGTTCTTCTATGATTGGGAAGAGTCACCCTGGGAAACCGATAATGAGGGATGGTTGGTGAAGATTTACGAACACATGGAAACCGATAAGATTAAGATGGTTGAGAAGCCAGATGGTCAGGGAATATCGAAGTACTGCGGAATAGAACTCAAACCCGTGAAATCGCTGCCTGATTGGGAGGGTATTAGCTTGTACAATGAGCCAGCAGTTGAATTATCCTGCACACTCAATCCAGATGAACCCTGGGAAAGCTATGACAGTGTGGTGGAAAGATTAACAGGTGAACAGGATTACCAAAGCCAATTGGGTGGTTACCCTAAATGGGTTCAGGGTGAAGGTACCCCAAAGAACGAGCAAGGAGGCAATATGAGGCTTCTGTTTCAGCTTGACTCGGAGGAAAACGCGGGATTGATGTGGGGAGATGTCGGTCTAATCTACGTGTTCTATGATTCTGCAACAAAGAAAGTGGAATTCACCCTGCAATGTCTCTAA